CGACATGACCGTCGGCGAACGCCATCGGACAGCCACCGGGGTGCCAACTCCCGAACACGAACAGCCCCATGCCGGCGACCGAATCATCCGGTCCAGCCGCGATCGGCACGCCGACACCGCCGACGCGCGCCGAA
The Planctomycetota bacterium genome window above contains:
- a CDS encoding prepilin-type cleavage/methylation domain-containing protein, giving the protein SARVGGVGVPIAAGPDDSVAGMGLFVFGSWHPGGCPMAFADGHVDVLGAETDTDLLGRLCNRHDGQAR